A single Paenibacillus sp. FSL R5-0517 DNA region contains:
- a CDS encoding radical SAM protein, producing the protein MNPKSEIKRSPKDLQILKRTIKNTVETKRNMEKIAGYATPLPESVGIKLTNQCNLRCKHCYQWNDTGYHHFMTPEQQREQLDYGLLEKLILETEPAKSRLYIWGGEPLVYSHFDRLADLLEAHPRETTICTNAMLIERKLDTLLRISDNLELLIALDGFEEENDALRGKGVFNKAIDAIRMLVELRKENQFRGKITIHTVVNDAMTDKLYDLLDFLEGVGVDMVMVCFPWYISDECTQGMDDYFDQKFDFLPASEHKGERSWHAFNYKLDPERIPALMSELDRVNNRVWKMRLRYQPNLDYDQIEDFVLGKEVRSKGTMNKKCLALSNRMDITPDGTIVACKFFKEFEIGNLNEASVQELWHGMTYRRIREMMDERLTPACSKCSVLHLHGV; encoded by the coding sequence ATGAATCCGAAATCAGAGATTAAACGTTCCCCAAAGGATTTGCAAATATTGAAACGTACGATCAAGAATACGGTGGAAACCAAGCGGAACATGGAGAAAATAGCGGGTTACGCGACACCGCTGCCAGAGTCGGTCGGGATTAAACTGACGAACCAATGCAACTTGCGCTGCAAGCATTGCTATCAATGGAACGACACTGGCTACCATCACTTTATGACACCGGAGCAGCAGCGGGAGCAGCTCGACTACGGGCTGCTGGAGAAGCTGATCCTTGAGACGGAACCAGCCAAGTCGAGACTCTATATCTGGGGCGGCGAGCCGCTCGTATACAGCCATTTCGACCGTTTGGCCGATTTGCTTGAAGCCCATCCTCGCGAGACGACGATCTGTACGAACGCGATGCTGATCGAGCGAAAGCTGGACACCTTGCTGAGAATCTCCGACAACCTGGAGCTGCTCATTGCACTTGATGGATTCGAAGAAGAGAATGATGCGCTTCGCGGCAAAGGGGTATTTAACAAGGCGATCGATGCTATTCGGATGCTAGTCGAGCTGCGTAAGGAAAACCAATTCAGGGGCAAAATTACGATCCATACTGTCGTTAACGATGCTATGACCGACAAGCTGTATGATTTGTTGGACTTTCTGGAGGGCGTCGGTGTAGATATGGTCATGGTCTGCTTCCCGTGGTACATCTCGGACGAATGCACGCAGGGAATGGACGATTACTTTGACCAGAAGTTCGACTTTCTTCCGGCGAGCGAGCACAAGGGCGAACGAAGCTGGCACGCCTTTAACTACAAGCTCGATCCGGAGCGTATCCCTGCTTTGATGAGCGAGTTGGACCGGGTGAATAATCGGGTCTGGAAAATGCGTTTACGCTACCAGCCGAATCTGGATTATGACCAGATCGAAGATTTCGTGCTCGGCAAAGAGGTGAGGAGTAAAGGCACGATGAACAAGAAGTGCCTGGCTCTCTCGAACCGGATGGACATTACGCCCGATGGAACGATTGTTGCGTGCAAATTTTTCAAGGAGTTCGAGATCGGCAATTTAAATGAAGCGTCCGTACAGGAATTATGGCACGGCATGACCTACAGAAGGATAAGGGAAATGATGGATGAACGACTGACACCGGCATGTTCCAAGTGCAGTGTCTTGCATTTGCACGGTGTTTAA
- a CDS encoding ATP-binding cassette domain-containing protein, translating into MSIIQVERLSKSFNYYEKELGFKKSLKNLVKRKSLIKEAVSEISLVIEQGEMVGFLGPNGSGKTTTLKMLSGILYPTSGQATVLGYIPWERKKEFKMQFSIVMGQKSQLWWDLPANESLYLNKCIYEVEDKPYNLVLDELTEMLGVKDLLNIQVRRLSLGERMKMELIASLIHRPKVIFLDEPTIGLDLISQKRIREFLKYYNQQTKATVILTSHYMADIEDLCKRTIIINQGKIVYDGDLRRVNELFHAKKIIKLQFTDEVPRQALSDYGAIMEHDGMNAVMEIDKHDLQRLSKMMLDRFPILDFTVEDIPVERGIESLYQKDGVKHESLAEV; encoded by the coding sequence GTGAGCATTATCCAAGTGGAACGCTTATCCAAAAGCTTCAATTACTACGAAAAAGAATTGGGGTTCAAAAAATCGCTGAAAAATTTAGTGAAGCGGAAATCACTGATCAAAGAAGCGGTTAGCGAAATATCACTTGTCATCGAGCAAGGCGAGATGGTCGGGTTCTTAGGCCCGAACGGTTCCGGCAAAACGACTACGCTTAAGATGCTGTCCGGCATCTTGTATCCGACAAGCGGGCAAGCGACGGTATTAGGCTATATCCCTTGGGAGCGAAAAAAAGAATTCAAGATGCAGTTCTCGATCGTGATGGGGCAGAAATCGCAGTTGTGGTGGGATTTACCGGCGAACGAATCGTTGTACCTGAACAAATGCATTTATGAGGTCGAGGATAAGCCCTACAACCTTGTCCTGGATGAGCTTACGGAGATGCTTGGTGTTAAAGATCTGCTCAATATTCAGGTGCGCAGGCTTTCGCTGGGGGAACGGATGAAGATGGAGCTAATTGCGTCGCTCATCCACCGGCCTAAGGTGATTTTCCTGGATGAGCCTACAATCGGACTCGATCTGATTTCGCAGAAGCGCATTCGGGAGTTCCTGAAGTATTATAACCAGCAGACGAAAGCAACGGTCATTCTGACAAGCCACTACATGGCGGATATTGAGGATTTATGCAAACGCACGATCATCATCAATCAAGGGAAGATCGTATACGATGGCGATCTTCGGCGTGTGAACGAATTGTTTCATGCAAAAAAGATCATCAAGCTGCAATTTACGGACGAAGTGCCGAGGCAGGCGCTAAGCGACTATGGCGCTATTATGGAACATGACGGCATGAATGCGGTCATGGAGATCGATAAGCATGACCTCCAGCGGCTTTCCAAGATGATGCTGGACCGGTTCCCGATCCTCGATTTCACAGTGGAAGATATACCTGTCGAGCGAGGCATCGAAAGCTTGTATCAGAAAGATGGGGTCAAACATGAAAGCCTTGCAGAAGTATAA
- a CDS encoding ABC-2 family transporter protein: MKALQKYKRTYILALQNAMEYRTDFFMSIISGGFIILVQCFLWTAVFRSSPQEIINGYTYSQIIIYSVLSGVVSKLVSAGFEGEIANDIKTGGLSKFIAQPIHYFSYRICNFFGGKTVQIGVVLVLFVILMIVFTQIWGFHLRGVQIVMFLVSILFGLLINFLLFYSISALAFIITEVWGVYIAFNQGVYLLSGAIFPLNIFGDTFARISSYLPFQYVVFFPVNIINGSMAIHEIVRGLLLQVVWVIALMIISKLSWDSGMRKYVAVGG, from the coding sequence ATGAAAGCCTTGCAGAAGTATAAAAGGACGTACATTCTTGCACTTCAGAATGCGATGGAGTATCGGACCGATTTCTTTATGAGTATTATCAGCGGCGGCTTCATCATTCTCGTCCAATGCTTCCTCTGGACGGCCGTGTTTCGCAGTTCGCCGCAAGAGATTATTAACGGCTATACGTATTCACAGATCATCATTTATTCCGTGTTGTCTGGCGTTGTCTCCAAGCTGGTTTCTGCCGGCTTCGAAGGGGAAATCGCGAATGATATCAAGACGGGTGGACTGAGCAAATTTATCGCTCAGCCCATTCATTATTTCAGCTATCGGATATGCAATTTTTTCGGTGGGAAAACGGTTCAGATCGGGGTCGTCCTTGTCTTATTCGTCATACTGATGATCGTTTTTACTCAGATTTGGGGGTTTCACCTTAGAGGGGTGCAGATCGTTATGTTCCTGGTCAGCATTCTGTTCGGACTGCTCATCAACTTCCTGCTTTTTTATTCGATTAGTGCTCTCGCGTTCATCATTACCGAGGTTTGGGGCGTTTATATCGCGTTCAACCAAGGCGTCTATCTGCTCAGTGGTGCCATCTTTCCGCTTAATATTTTCGGAGATACGTTTGCCAGAATCTCCAGCTACTTACCGTTTCAATATGTCGTATTCTTCCCGGTTAACATCATCAATGGGAGCATGGCGATTCATGAAATCGTGCGCGGGCTTCTCTTACAGGTGGTCTGGGTAATTGCGCTTATGATAATTTCGAAGTTGTCGTGGGATTCCGGGATGAGGAAATATGTAGCCGTTGGAGGTTAG
- a CDS encoding ABC-2 family transporter protein — MSISLTEFRKHVRMFFIFAKNSLVGYMEYKANFYSGLIMETVFLFSKLIYILFVFQLGIEINGISPDQMMIFTGTYTIMIAIYTGLFMDNFYRFAGHIRNGTLDLYMTKPLSLQFMISFRHVNFAFPIPNLIAGITMIVLAWRRLDIEPSFIHVAGYIGVILSSTIVTYSVLLLPQILAFWTVKSGSIFEILDKCWDLNNMPMYIYPKWLRRIGLYVVPILFITNMPSVYLIDRLDLFLGIWIFVAPVISLIVVRLFWKLAVKRYESASS; from the coding sequence GTGAGTATCAGCTTGACGGAGTTTCGGAAGCATGTACGTATGTTCTTTATTTTCGCAAAGAACAGCTTGGTCGGTTACATGGAATACAAAGCGAATTTCTACTCCGGTTTGATCATGGAGACTGTATTTCTGTTTTCCAAGCTGATCTATATCTTGTTCGTTTTCCAGCTCGGGATCGAAATCAATGGCATTTCTCCGGACCAGATGATGATCTTCACCGGGACCTATACGATTATGATCGCGATCTATACAGGACTGTTTATGGATAACTTTTATAGATTCGCCGGCCACATCCGCAACGGGACGCTGGACTTGTATATGACGAAGCCGCTTTCGCTGCAGTTCATGATTTCATTTCGGCACGTTAACTTCGCGTTTCCGATCCCGAACCTGATCGCCGGGATCACGATGATCGTACTGGCTTGGCGGCGTCTTGACATCGAGCCAAGCTTTATCCACGTGGCCGGATATATCGGCGTGATCTTGAGTAGCACGATCGTGACCTATTCGGTGCTTCTACTTCCGCAAATTCTTGCCTTCTGGACGGTGAAGTCCGGTTCGATCTTCGAAATACTCGACAAATGTTGGGATTTAAACAATATGCCGATGTACATATACCCCAAATGGCTGCGGAGAATAGGGCTGTATGTTGTGCCGATCTTGTTCATCACCAACATGCCGTCGGTTTATTTGATCGATCGATTGGACTTGTTCCTTGGGATATGGATTTTTGTTGCTCCCGTTATATCGCTTATAGTGGTCAGGCTGTTCTGGAAGCTGGCCGTCAAACGCTATGAAAGCGCCAGCAGTTAG
- a CDS encoding FkbM family methyltransferase, whose translation MPKKQIVEKVNRMSRTEHESHPLQTKAIEKKRLHNGIEIYQNNEGETEFLYNEIFHKEMYFKHGITLPDQGTVMDVGANIGMFSLYVSSKSDCRVYAFEPLPPTFNLLKMNTSSLPRVTTVNVGLSNEIKEAEFAYFPTMSTDSVQIKYRENHDQDLRYGLINHYEDNFADPRMLNRFVDHLMSPKLLNEQIYRCQLTTISEMIRFYDLNQIDLLKIDVEKSEFEVLEGIEPEDWGRIRQIVMEVHGLDGEQISRLENIFQTNGFYAVIDYYEDLNIPNYYNVYALNQKHASAGR comes from the coding sequence ATGCCCAAAAAACAAATTGTTGAGAAGGTGAATCGAATGAGCAGGACGGAGCATGAGAGCCATCCGTTGCAGACAAAGGCTATCGAAAAGAAACGGCTGCACAACGGGATCGAAATCTATCAAAACAACGAAGGTGAGACCGAGTTCCTCTACAACGAGATTTTTCACAAGGAGATGTATTTCAAGCACGGTATTACACTCCCGGATCAAGGCACGGTCATGGACGTTGGGGCTAATATCGGCATGTTCAGCCTATATGTCAGCAGCAAGAGCGACTGCAGGGTATATGCTTTTGAGCCACTGCCGCCGACTTTTAATCTCTTGAAGATGAATACGAGTTCGCTGCCTCGCGTAACGACGGTTAATGTCGGGCTTTCCAATGAGATCAAGGAAGCGGAGTTTGCCTATTTTCCTACGATGTCCACGGACTCTGTCCAGATCAAATACAGGGAGAACCACGATCAAGATCTCCGATACGGGTTAATCAACCATTACGAAGATAATTTCGCTGACCCGCGAATGCTAAACCGCTTTGTCGATCATCTTATGTCGCCGAAGCTTCTGAATGAACAAATCTATCGTTGCCAGCTAACTACGATCTCTGAAATGATCCGCTTTTACGATCTGAACCAAATTGATCTGCTCAAAATCGACGTGGAAAAAAGTGAGTTCGAGGTGCTGGAAGGCATAGAGCCGGAAGATTGGGGCAGAATCAGGCAAATTGTAATGGAGGTACACGGACTGGACGGAGAGCAGATCAGCAGGCTCGAGAACATCTTTCAAACCAACGGCTTCTATGCCGTGATCGATTATTACGAAGATTTGAATATCCCAAATTACTATAATGTGTACGCGTTGAATCAAAAGCATGCGTCGGCTGGGCGATAG
- a CDS encoding class I SAM-dependent methyltransferase, with amino-acid sequence MLQHLHERLVCSSCKGELEQSEAVLQCCSCDAVYTNDDRYLSMLDQREQFVHPSEWNRKEAEIRDYSEISDSLALSGIGRFATFLNYGYVPHGNEQHAVLEPGDAWNRNSVKLLLETVGRTAIRERQVIDIGCGRGGNIAALSKYFKPLFIVGLDICPANIAFCNAKSRLGESLYLVGDAENIPFADESFDVVLNIESAHAYPNRSRFYEEVYRILRVGGVFLYTELMLGDQVAQNVRLLEEAGLSVIRNQDVTSNVLLSCDESAKQRTGTQGIANNANSSTNIGDIHEFIALPGSKKYEEMKAGTRQYRMMNLVKR; translated from the coding sequence ATGTTACAGCATCTGCATGAAAGGTTGGTATGCTCCAGCTGCAAGGGCGAGCTGGAGCAGTCGGAGGCAGTGCTGCAATGCTGCAGCTGCGATGCGGTATATACGAACGATGATCGTTACTTATCGATGCTCGACCAGCGTGAGCAGTTTGTCCACCCTTCCGAATGGAACCGGAAAGAGGCTGAAATTCGGGATTATAGCGAGATCTCGGACTCCCTTGCGCTGTCCGGTATAGGCCGATTCGCCACCTTCTTAAATTATGGTTACGTACCGCACGGGAATGAGCAACATGCGGTGCTCGAGCCGGGCGATGCATGGAATAGAAACTCGGTCAAGCTGCTGCTTGAGACAGTGGGCAGGACGGCAATTCGGGAGCGGCAGGTGATCGACATCGGATGCGGCAGGGGAGGTAATATAGCAGCACTGTCTAAATATTTCAAGCCGCTGTTTATTGTCGGTCTCGACATCTGCCCGGCGAATATTGCCTTTTGCAATGCCAAATCCCGATTGGGTGAATCTTTGTATCTCGTCGGCGATGCGGAGAATATACCGTTTGCAGACGAGAGCTTCGATGTGGTGTTAAATATAGAATCCGCACATGCCTATCCGAACCGATCACGATTCTATGAAGAGGTGTACCGGATACTGAGAGTTGGCGGCGTATTTCTGTATACGGAGCTGATGCTGGGAGATCAGGTAGCGCAAAACGTCAGGCTGTTAGAGGAAGCAGGCCTGTCTGTAATCCGCAATCAGGATGTGACTTCGAATGTTCTTCTATCATGTGATGAGAGTGCGAAGCAGCGTACTGGCACACAAGGAATTGCGAATAACGCCAATTCAAGCACGAATATTGGAGATATCCATGAATTCATCGCATTGCCCGGCTCGAAGAAATATGAAGAGATGAAGGCTGGAACGCGGCAATACCGTATGATGAACCTTGTTAAGAGATAA
- a CDS encoding 2-dehydropantoate 2-reductase N-terminal domain-containing protein, giving the protein MRILFFGRGVISTQYAWALEKAGHTVEFYVRKGRKETFGSHIALEMWDARRGKQFIQESWKIKLHEEINPDYDLIIASVNTEQLPEAARILSTTAGNTPILIFNNIWQDLKSSILPLSMNNVVFGFPGAGGGIEDNKLRGGFLKMIFLEKPRVGTEQINNKVKELFESANFNINWIKDMQSWLWNHYAMNAAMETEVLKRGSFPALLNHGDSFAYVGKSMREMKPVLKARGAKMDAITLLLTKIPPALLGTLFNKVIFARGSLPRLFIEYNNSTSSFAVLEVVREAKKLGIPLPRLTAALENTEQNTGIENG; this is encoded by the coding sequence ATGAGAATTTTATTTTTCGGTAGAGGTGTAATATCGACCCAATACGCTTGGGCTTTAGAGAAGGCAGGGCATACTGTTGAGTTTTACGTTAGAAAAGGGAGAAAAGAAACGTTCGGAAGTCATATCGCGCTTGAAATGTGGGACGCACGAAGAGGAAAACAGTTCATCCAGGAAAGCTGGAAGATCAAGCTGCATGAGGAGATAAACCCAGATTACGATCTCATTATTGCGAGTGTCAACACGGAGCAACTTCCCGAAGCAGCAAGAATACTTTCGACTACTGCTGGTAACACCCCGATACTAATATTCAATAATATTTGGCAGGATTTAAAATCATCAATCTTGCCCCTGTCTATGAACAATGTTGTCTTCGGGTTCCCAGGAGCAGGAGGCGGCATTGAGGACAATAAGCTTAGGGGCGGCTTTTTAAAAATGATATTTCTGGAAAAACCACGGGTAGGCACGGAACAGATAAACAACAAGGTCAAAGAACTATTTGAAAGCGCTAATTTTAATATCAATTGGATCAAGGATATGCAAAGCTGGTTATGGAATCACTATGCCATGAATGCGGCGATGGAGACCGAGGTGTTAAAACGGGGAAGTTTCCCAGCACTCTTGAATCATGGCGACTCATTCGCATATGTCGGCAAGAGTATGCGAGAAATGAAGCCTGTTCTTAAAGCAAGAGGTGCAAAGATGGACGCGATTACTCTATTGTTAACCAAGATCCCACCGGCACTTCTCGGCACGCTGTTTAACAAGGTTATCTTTGCAAGGGGCAGCTTACCACGACTTTTCATTGAATACAATAATAGTACGTCCAGTTTTGCAGTACTTGAAGTTGTGAGAGAAGCCAAAAAGTTAGGTATACCTTTGCCACGTCTTACTGCGGCATTAGAAAACACTGAACAAAACACAGGTATCGAAAACGGATAA
- a CDS encoding TetR/AcrR family transcriptional regulator — MNKQPEITDKTRQTFINVFCDLYCRKPIEKISIQEIANQSGYNRSTFYQYFTDIYDLLDCVEERILKSIKEEMAGREFSTHTIQDALQCLENAEEISVLKAVLGDYGSVHFVERLKREIPFERLIMDFSTDDVLAPYIIEFYISTLISMFRLWIHRDKDLSSEELIKLIDSLFTKGITPYHIFGTVNPQRSGV; from the coding sequence ATGAATAAGCAACCTGAAATTACGGACAAAACAAGGCAGACATTTATAAATGTATTCTGTGATTTATATTGCCGAAAACCAATCGAAAAGATATCCATCCAAGAGATTGCTAACCAATCAGGATATAATCGGAGTACATTTTATCAATACTTTACAGATATCTATGATTTGTTGGACTGCGTTGAAGAGAGGATTTTGAAATCCATTAAGGAGGAAATGGCAGGCAGAGAGTTTTCTACACATACTATTCAAGATGCACTTCAATGCTTGGAAAATGCAGAGGAAATTTCAGTTCTTAAAGCTGTATTGGGCGATTATGGTTCTGTTCATTTTGTGGAACGTTTGAAAAGAGAAATTCCCTTTGAGCGATTGATTATGGATTTTTCAACAGATGATGTCTTGGCACCATACATCATCGAGTTTTACATATCTACATTAATATCTATGTTTCGTCTTTGGATACACAGAGACAAAGATCTATCGTCGGAGGAATTGATCAAGCTGATCGATAGTCTATTTACAAAGGGGATAACACCGTATCATATCTTTGGCACGGTCAATCCGCAACGTTCTGGAGTGTAG
- a CDS encoding leucine-rich repeat domain-containing protein produces the protein MTQLQELQLSFLTNVKSIDFVQNMPALQTLDLENVNFSSLEPLAEIYLSGNSVQNKSVVGAGVHVY, from the coding sequence TTGACCCAGCTTCAGGAGCTTCAGCTATCCTTTTTAACGAATGTAAAGTCCATCGACTTTGTACAAAATATGCCTGCTCTACAAACGCTTGATCTCGAAAACGTAAACTTCTCAAGCTTGGAGCCCTTGGCCGAGATATATCTATCCGGTAATTCTGTACAAAACAAATCCGTGGTTGGTGCGGGTGTGCATGTGTATTAA
- the cysD gene encoding sulfate adenylyltransferase subunit CysD produces MQELTHLDQLEAEAIYIIREVAAECEKPVMLYSVGKDSSVMLHLALKAFYPEKPPFPFMHIDTTWKFKEMIEFRDRKAKEFGIEMIVHSNEEAIQQGINPFDHGSAYTDIMKTTALKQGLDKYGFTVAFGGGRRDEEKSRAKERIFSFRNKNHSWDPKNQRPEMWKLFNTRINKGESIRVFPLSNWTEKDIWQYIRRENIDIVPLYSADVRPIVNRDGHIIMVDDERIKLEPGEKVEMKKIRFRTLGCYPLTGGVESDAVTLDEIIEETLGALSSERTSRVIDQEAAGSMERRKREGYF; encoded by the coding sequence ATGCAAGAATTAACACATCTGGATCAACTTGAGGCTGAAGCGATATACATTATCAGAGAAGTAGCAGCGGAGTGCGAGAAACCGGTCATGTTGTATTCCGTCGGCAAGGACAGCTCGGTCATGTTGCACTTGGCCCTAAAGGCTTTCTACCCCGAGAAGCCGCCGTTCCCATTCATGCATATCGATACAACCTGGAAATTCAAGGAAATGATTGAGTTCCGCGACCGAAAAGCGAAGGAATTTGGTATCGAGATGATCGTGCACTCAAATGAAGAGGCTATTCAACAAGGAATTAACCCCTTCGACCATGGTTCCGCATATACCGACATTATGAAAACCACAGCCCTGAAGCAGGGATTGGACAAATACGGATTCACGGTTGCGTTCGGTGGCGGAAGACGTGATGAGGAGAAGTCGCGTGCGAAGGAGCGGATTTTCTCGTTCCGGAACAAGAATCACTCGTGGGACCCTAAGAACCAACGTCCGGAGATGTGGAAGCTGTTCAACACGAGAATCAACAAGGGAGAGAGCATTCGAGTCTTTCCGCTGTCCAACTGGACTGAGAAGGATATCTGGCAATACATTCGTCGGGAGAACATCGATATCGTTCCGCTTTACTCCGCCGACGTAAGACCGATCGTTAATCGTGACGGGCATATCATCATGGTGGATGACGAGCGGATAAAGCTTGAGCCTGGCGAGAAGGTAGAGATGAAGAAGATTCGCTTCCGCACGTTGGGTTGTTACCCGCTCACGGGCGGAGTCGAGTCCGATGCTGTTACGCTGGATGAGATCATTGAGGAGACATTGGGTGCGTTATCTTCCGAACGGACCAGTCGGGTTATCGATCAAGAAGCGGCGGGAAGCATGGAACGACGCAAACGGGAGGGCTATTTCTAA
- a CDS encoding GTP-binding protein, whose amino-acid sequence MKSLLKFITCGSVDDGKSTLIGHMLYEAKLLFADQERALELDSRLGSRGGKIDYSLLLDGLLAEREQGITIDVAYRYFTTSHRSFIVADTPGHEEYTRNMAVGASFADLAIILVDATKGIITQTKRHARICALMGIKHLVLAVNKMDLVGFDQRTFEAIKEEFMQTTAEFQIKSIQVIPVSATEGDNITTQSPNAPWYEGLALLPYLESIDVHTTDDTKPFMMPVQRVSRPDHTFRGFQGQIEAGKISVGDELMTLPSREKAKVKRILVTDQAQDSAYAGQPVTIQLDREVDVSRGCVLTMDNQVQEADSFASTILWMDDSVLTPGKHYWVKVGTKTLPGTVTAITHKIDINTGHTVPADQIVKNELAKCEFTLSDQIVFDSFEHNKSIGGFILIDRVTNMTSACGVIDQALKGESRFATLDTGITRDVRAQQKGQSPLTVWFAGSDTVALAKEVEKRLMSSGYHTMLLESVSGETLRGTAEMAKVLNDAGLISLVSHDSISAGELETAREIIGGKGFIEVNADEIGGISIQDAAKSVVKRVVQSVIDHSPSNNYDI is encoded by the coding sequence ATGAAGAGTCTACTTAAATTCATTACCTGTGGAAGTGTGGATGATGGCAAGTCCACGCTGATCGGACATATGCTCTATGAAGCCAAGCTGCTATTTGCCGATCAAGAACGCGCGCTTGAGCTCGATAGTCGATTGGGAAGCCGAGGCGGCAAAATCGACTACTCGCTGCTCCTGGATGGTTTGCTGGCCGAACGCGAACAAGGGATTACCATTGATGTGGCATATCGTTATTTTACGACGTCTCATCGTTCCTTCATCGTGGCGGACACACCGGGACACGAAGAGTATACGCGCAACATGGCTGTAGGCGCTTCCTTTGCCGATCTAGCCATCATTCTGGTGGACGCTACCAAAGGCATCATTACCCAGACCAAACGCCATGCCCGGATCTGCGCCCTGATGGGGATCAAGCATCTCGTATTGGCTGTGAACAAGATGGATCTGGTCGGTTTCGATCAGAGGACGTTCGAGGCAATCAAGGAAGAGTTCATGCAAACGACGGCCGAATTCCAAATCAAGAGCATTCAGGTCATTCCCGTGTCCGCTACGGAAGGGGACAACATTACAACCCAGTCGCCGAATGCACCCTGGTACGAGGGGTTAGCATTATTACCGTATTTGGAAAGTATAGATGTTCATACTACCGATGATACGAAGCCTTTCATGATGCCAGTTCAGCGTGTAAGCAGACCGGACCATACGTTTCGCGGGTTCCAGGGCCAGATCGAGGCTGGAAAGATTTCGGTCGGAGACGAACTCATGACTCTGCCAAGTCGGGAGAAAGCCAAGGTTAAGCGGATTTTGGTGACGGACCAAGCTCAGGATTCGGCTTATGCTGGCCAACCAGTTACGATACAACTGGACCGCGAAGTTGATGTCTCGCGAGGTTGTGTGCTCACGATGGACAATCAAGTCCAAGAAGCTGACAGCTTCGCTTCTACAATCCTGTGGATGGACGATTCCGTCCTGACTCCGGGCAAGCATTATTGGGTAAAGGTCGGAACGAAGACTCTTCCAGGCACTGTAACGGCGATTACCCATAAAATTGACATTAACACGGGCCATACCGTTCCGGCCGATCAAATTGTTAAGAACGAATTGGCCAAGTGTGAATTCACGCTGTCGGATCAGATCGTCTTCGATTCCTTTGAACACAATAAGAGCATCGGAGGTTTTATCCTCATTGATCGTGTCACCAACATGACGTCTGCTTGCGGAGTCATCGATCAAGCTCTGAAGGGAGAAAGCCGATTTGCCACGCTGGATACGGGGATCACGAGAGATGTTCGCGCCCAGCAGAAAGGACAATCTCCGCTCACGGTATGGTTTGCTGGCTCGGATACGGTAGCTCTCGCCAAGGAAGTGGAGAAGCGACTAATGTCATCCGGTTACCATACGATGCTGCTTGAGAGCGTCAGTGGAGAAACGCTCCGCGGAACGGCGGAGATGGCAAAGGTGTTGAACGACGCCGGCCTGATCTCACTGGTATCCCATGATTCTATCAGTGCGGGCGAACTTGAGACAGCTCGAGAGATCATCGGGGGCAAAGGATTTATCGAAGTTAACGCGGACGAGATCGGCGGAATATCCATCCAGGATGCCGCGAAATCCGTGGTTAAACGAGTTGTGCAATCCGTTATCGATCACAGTCCTTCGAATAACTACGACATTTAA